Proteins encoded by one window of Clostridium bornimense:
- a CDS encoding 6-phospho-beta-glucosidase → MKLGFLEKFLWGGALAANQCEGGYREGGKGLTTVDLCPSGQNRLDVMKGNIAELKINDDEFYPSHEAIDFYHKYKEDIALFAEMGFKCLRISIAWSRIFPNGDEEIPNEEGLKFYDSMFDEMIKHDIEPVVTICHFDTPIGIIEKFGGWKNRKFVDFYLNYCKVIFDRYKGKVRYWMTFNEINMILHLPFLGAGVRFEDGDNKLQVMYQSAHHELVASALATKLAHEIMPDSMVGCMLAAGEFYPYSCNPKDVMEAKRKERENLLFIDVQSRGEYPGYAKRFFRENNIEIVMESGDEEILKGNTVDFIGFSYYSSRCASVDPEVLNGKTSGNAFKSVRNPYLNVSEWGWQIDPEGLRITCNSLHDRYQKPLFIVENGLGANDIVEEDGSINDDYRIQYLRGHIEAMKEAILDGVNIIGYTPWGCIDIVSASTGEMKKRYGFIYVDKDNEGNGTLERRKKKSFEWYKEVIKSNGENLV, encoded by the coding sequence ATGAAATTAGGTTTTTTAGAAAAATTTTTATGGGGTGGAGCATTAGCTGCAAATCAATGCGAAGGTGGTTATAGAGAAGGAGGGAAAGGGTTAACAACAGTTGACCTTTGTCCATCAGGTCAAAATAGATTAGATGTTATGAAAGGAAACATCGCTGAATTAAAAATTAATGATGATGAGTTTTATCCTTCCCATGAAGCAATAGATTTTTATCATAAATATAAAGAAGATATAGCATTATTTGCAGAAATGGGGTTTAAATGTCTTAGAATATCTATAGCATGGTCAAGAATTTTTCCAAATGGAGATGAAGAAATACCAAATGAAGAAGGACTAAAGTTCTATGATTCTATGTTTGATGAAATGATCAAACATGATATTGAGCCAGTAGTTACAATATGTCATTTTGATACTCCTATTGGAATAATAGAAAAATTTGGTGGGTGGAAGAATAGAAAATTTGTAGATTTCTATTTAAACTACTGTAAAGTAATCTTTGATAGATATAAGGGGAAAGTTAGATATTGGATGACTTTTAATGAAATAAATATGATATTACATTTACCATTCTTAGGAGCTGGAGTTAGATTTGAAGATGGAGATAATAAACTTCAAGTTATGTATCAATCAGCTCACCATGAATTAGTGGCAAGTGCTTTAGCTACGAAACTTGCCCATGAAATAATGCCAGATTCTATGGTAGGATGTATGCTTGCAGCAGGAGAGTTTTATCCATATTCATGTAATCCAAAGGATGTAATGGAAGCAAAAAGAAAAGAGAGGGAAAATCTTTTATTTATAGATGTTCAATCAAGAGGAGAATATCCAGGATATGCTAAGAGATTTTTCAGAGAAAATAATATTGAAATAGTGATGGAATCAGGAGATGAAGAAATCCTAAAAGGGAATACCGTTGATTTTATAGGATTTAGCTATTATTCAAGTAGATGTGCATCAGTAGATCCAGAAGTATTAAATGGAAAAACTTCAGGAAATGCATTTAAATCTGTAAGAAACCCATATTTAAATGTTTCGGAATGGGGATGGCAAATAGATCCAGAAGGGTTAAGAATAACTTGCAATAGTCTTCATGATAGATATCAAAAACCTCTATTCATTGTTGAAAATGGACTAGGTGCAAATGATATAGTAGAAGAAGATGGTTCAATAAATGATGACTATAGAATCCAATACTTAAGAGGGCATATAGAAGCTATGAAAGAAGCTATCTTAGATGGTGTAAATATAATAGGTTATACACCTTGGGGATGTATAGATATTGTTTCAGCATCTACAGGAGAGATGAAGAAACGTTATGGATTTATATATGTAGATAAAGATAATGAAGGTAATGGAACTTTAGAAAGAAGAAAGAAAAAAAGTTTTGAATGGTATAAAGAAGTTATTAAATCTAACGGTGAAAATCTAGTTTAA
- a CDS encoding beta-glucoside-specific PTS transporter subunit IIABC: MSYRELAVEIIKNVGGKENVLSLTNCATRLRFNLKDDSKANTDVLKNTKGVMGVVNKGGQYQVIIGSDVANVCKEINEVANLQDNTAASEEDNKNAVVKVLDTIAGIFTPIIPAITGAGMLKAVMALLVSFKVISTSSQTYSILNFMADAAFYFLPFLLANSAAKKFKCNAYMAMTLAAVLLHPNFAAMVDVAKTTGEGISFLGIPVTIATYSSSVIPIILGVWLMSFVEPLADKVSPKAIKFFTKPLITLVITGLATLIVLGPLGNICGNGISLGIEFLNKYANWLVPFIVGTFSPLLVMTGMHYGLIPIGINNIATAGFDTVVGPGMLGSNIAQGAAALAVACKTKNSELKQLATSAGITGVCGITEPAMYGVTLKLKRPLIGVMIGGGVSGLFLGIFGVGRYTSGSPGLLALPGYIGTDGFRNIIFACIGAAIAFVVSFLVTYFVGFEDVVDEKKKEEKTLDINTKDTTIYAPINGKCVELSEVNDPMFADGMMGDGVAIIPQNGRVVAPTDGVISAIFDTKHALGIKSNDGAEILIHIGIDTVNLKGKYFNAKVKAGDSIKKGDLLVEFDIDSIKKAGYEVITPIIITNRGDYSDIIGGEKVGLKVKENDKLMRLIK, from the coding sequence ATGAGTTATAGGGAGTTGGCAGTAGAAATTATAAAAAATGTTGGAGGAAAAGAAAACGTTCTATCATTAACTAATTGTGCTACAAGATTAAGATTTAATCTTAAAGATGATAGCAAAGCTAATACTGATGTATTGAAAAATACAAAAGGTGTTATGGGGGTCGTGAACAAAGGAGGACAATATCAAGTTATTATAGGTAGTGATGTTGCCAACGTATGTAAAGAAATAAATGAAGTTGCTAATTTACAAGATAATACAGCAGCTTCAGAAGAAGATAATAAAAATGCGGTAGTAAAGGTGCTTGATACAATAGCAGGTATATTTACACCAATTATTCCAGCGATAACTGGTGCCGGAATGTTAAAAGCTGTTATGGCTTTATTAGTAAGTTTTAAGGTTATAAGTACAAGTAGTCAGACATATTCTATTTTGAACTTTATGGCAGATGCAGCATTTTACTTTTTACCATTTTTACTTGCTAATTCTGCAGCAAAGAAATTTAAGTGTAATGCTTATATGGCAATGACATTGGCAGCAGTATTACTTCATCCTAATTTTGCAGCTATGGTAGATGTAGCAAAAACAACAGGAGAAGGAATTAGTTTTTTAGGTATTCCTGTTACAATTGCAACATATTCTTCATCTGTTATTCCAATAATTTTAGGTGTATGGTTAATGTCTTTTGTTGAGCCATTAGCAGATAAAGTTTCACCAAAAGCAATAAAGTTTTTTACAAAACCATTAATTACATTAGTTATTACTGGACTAGCTACTTTAATAGTATTAGGACCTCTTGGAAATATATGTGGTAACGGAATTTCATTAGGTATCGAATTTTTAAATAAATATGCAAATTGGTTAGTACCATTTATCGTAGGTACATTCTCACCATTATTAGTAATGACAGGTATGCATTATGGATTAATTCCAATTGGTATAAATAATATAGCTACAGCTGGCTTTGATACAGTAGTAGGACCTGGTATGCTTGGATCTAATATTGCTCAAGGTGCAGCAGCTCTTGCAGTAGCTTGTAAGACAAAAAATTCAGAACTTAAGCAATTAGCAACTTCAGCAGGTATTACAGGAGTTTGTGGTATTACTGAACCAGCTATGTATGGTGTTACATTAAAATTAAAAAGACCATTAATTGGCGTTATGATTGGTGGAGGAGTATCAGGATTATTTTTAGGAATTTTTGGGGTAGGTAGATATACTTCAGGTTCACCAGGACTTTTAGCTCTTCCAGGATATATAGGTACTGATGGTTTTAGAAATATAATATTTGCTTGCATTGGAGCCGCTATTGCATTTGTAGTTTCATTCTTAGTAACATATTTTGTTGGATTTGAAGATGTAGTAGATGAAAAGAAAAAAGAAGAAAAAACTTTAGATATTAATACTAAGGATACAACAATATATGCTCCAATAAACGGGAAGTGTGTTGAATTAAGTGAAGTTAATGATCCAATGTTTGCAGATGGTATGATGGGAGATGGTGTTGCTATAATACCACAGAACGGAAGAGTAGTTGCACCAACAGATGGAGTGATTTCAGCTATATTTGACACAAAACATGCTCTTGGAATTAAATCAAATGATGGAGCAGAGATTTTAATTCATATAGGAATAGATACTGTAAATTTAAAAGGAAAATATTTTAATGCAAAGGTTAAAGCAGGGGATTCTATTAAAAAAGGAGATTTATTAGTAGAGTTTGATATCGATTCAATAAAGAAAGCAGGATATGAGGTTATTACACCTATTATAATAACTAATAGGGGAGATTATTCAGATATAATAGGTGGAGAAAAAGTTGGATTAAAAGTAAAAGAAAACGATAAATTAATGAGACTTATTAAGTAG
- a CDS encoding ABC transporter ATP-binding protein has protein sequence MLKILKYFEKKDWIFVVFAFIFIVTQVWLDLKLPDYMSEITMLVQTKDSSLHDIFVSGGYMMLCALGSLVAAFVTGYFTAAVAANLSWKLRGLLYKKVENFSKAEINKFSTSSLITRSTNDITQIQTLVAMGLQMLIKAPITAVWAICKILGKDFQWTMATAGAVIVLIIIIAFVFIFAVPKSKKMQKLTDNLNSVTRENLSGIRVVRAYNAEKYQSKKFEKANSDLTNTNLIVNRVMAIIQPGMTMIMSGLTLAIYWIGAGLINGADMQDKMVLFSDMVVFSSYSMQIIMAFMMLTITFSMMPRAIVAVNRIREVLETKESIVDGIGLTPCDGVEGEIEFKNVSFKYCDSDESDYAIRDISFKAKKGETVAFIGATGSGKTTLVNLIPRFYDVTEGEVLVDGINVKDYSQKELHNRLGYVSQKAILFSGTISSNVAYGSNGKGEYSEEDVRKAIEIAQGIEFVEKMDNTYNAMIAQGGTNVSGGQKQRISIARAVCRKPEIYIFDDSFSALDYKTDRVLRSVLKKETSGVTTLIVAQRIGTIIDADKIIVLDEGEMVGMGTHKELMENCKIYKEIAYSQLSKEELA, from the coding sequence GTGTTAAAAATATTAAAGTATTTTGAGAAAAAAGATTGGATATTTGTAGTATTTGCTTTTATATTTATAGTTACTCAAGTATGGCTTGACTTAAAGTTACCAGATTATATGTCAGAAATAACAATGCTTGTTCAAACGAAGGATAGTAGTCTTCATGATATTTTTGTGTCTGGTGGATACATGATGTTGTGTGCTTTAGGTAGTCTTGTTGCAGCATTTGTCACAGGATATTTTACCGCCGCAGTTGCAGCTAATCTATCATGGAAGCTTCGTGGTCTTTTATATAAAAAGGTTGAAAATTTTTCAAAAGCTGAGATAAATAAATTCTCAACTTCAAGTTTAATTACTCGTTCAACAAATGATATAACTCAAATACAGACATTAGTTGCTATGGGGCTTCAAATGCTTATAAAAGCACCAATTACAGCAGTATGGGCTATATGCAAGATATTAGGAAAAGATTTTCAATGGACAATGGCTACTGCTGGGGCAGTAATAGTGTTAATTATTATAATTGCATTTGTTTTTATTTTTGCAGTTCCTAAATCAAAGAAAATGCAAAAATTAACTGATAATTTAAATAGTGTTACAAGAGAAAATTTAAGTGGGATACGTGTTGTACGTGCTTATAATGCAGAGAAGTATCAAAGTAAAAAATTTGAAAAGGCTAATTCAGACTTAACTAATACTAACTTAATTGTAAATAGAGTTATGGCAATAATTCAACCTGGAATGACAATGATTATGAGTGGACTAACACTAGCTATATATTGGATTGGAGCAGGATTAATAAATGGTGCTGATATGCAAGACAAAATGGTGTTATTTAGTGATATGGTAGTATTTTCATCATATTCAATGCAAATAATAATGGCATTTATGATGTTAACGATAACTTTTTCAATGATGCCAAGAGCAATTGTAGCAGTAAATCGTATTAGAGAGGTACTTGAAACTAAAGAAAGTATAGTAGATGGAATTGGTTTAACTCCATGTGATGGTGTAGAAGGTGAAATTGAGTTTAAAAATGTAAGCTTTAAATATTGCGATTCTGATGAATCAGATTATGCAATTAGAGATATAAGCTTTAAAGCTAAAAAGGGAGAGACTGTAGCATTTATAGGAGCTACAGGTAGTGGGAAAACAACATTAGTTAACTTGATACCAAGATTTTATGATGTTACAGAAGGTGAAGTTTTGGTAGATGGTATTAATGTTAAAGATTATAGTCAAAAGGAGCTTCATAATCGTTTAGGATATGTATCACAAAAGGCTATATTATTTAGCGGAACTATTTCGTCAAATGTTGCATACGGAAGTAACGGTAAAGGGGAATATTCGGAAGAAGATGTTAGGAAAGCTATAGAAATAGCGCAGGGAATTGAATTTGTTGAAAAGATGGACAATACCTACAATGCGATGATAGCACAAGGTGGAACTAATGTATCTGGTGGTCAAAAACAAAGAATTTCAATTGCTAGAGCAGTATGTAGAAAACCAGAAATATATATATTTGATGATTCTTTCTCAGCTCTTGATTATAAAACAGATAGAGTTTTACGTTCAGTATTAAAAAAGGAGACATCAGGAGTAACCACTTTGATTGTAGCTCAAAGAATTGGAACAATTATTGATGCTGATAAAATAATTGTTTTAGATGAAGGGGAAATGGTGGGAATGGGAACACATAAAGAATTAATGGAAAATTGCAAAATTTATAAAGAAATAGCATATTCTCAACTTTCAAAGGAGGAATTAGCTTAA
- a CDS encoding HAMP domain-containing sensor histidine kinase yields the protein MNKNHYIKLLKLWFPFIINVFITFTITYITTLIIIFIYAKQDSLPSPSMGFTLIIVISILIGLFFTIFIGLMIHNFIKPINKIIESAEKVAKGDFSIHLDESVHKEEIRDMYISFNKMVRELNSIETLRNDFIVNVSHEFKTPLSSIEGYATLLQSPNITEEERIEYSKIIIESSKQLSSLTGNILTLSKLETQEILPESVHFNLDEQIRQALLILENKWCSKNIDINLDFDMCSYYGNEKLLMQVWLNLLENAIKFTSNGGTITASVKEHNEYICITISDTGIGMSKETQQYIFDKFYQGDKTHTIDGNGLGLALVKRIIDLYNGTITVKSAVNKGSTFIVSLPKNYN from the coding sequence ATGAATAAAAATCACTATATAAAACTTTTGAAATTATGGTTTCCTTTTATCATTAATGTTTTTATAACATTTACTATTACTTATATAACAACATTGATAATAATTTTTATATATGCAAAACAAGATTCTCTTCCATCTCCTTCTATGGGATTTACATTAATAATTGTTATAAGTATTTTAATAGGTTTATTCTTCACCATCTTTATAGGATTAATGATTCATAATTTTATTAAACCTATAAATAAAATTATAGAATCTGCTGAAAAAGTCGCTAAAGGTGATTTTTCTATTCACTTAGATGAATCAGTGCATAAAGAAGAAATACGAGATATGTATATTTCCTTTAACAAGATGGTTAGAGAATTAAATAGTATTGAAACCTTAAGAAATGATTTTATAGTTAATGTGTCTCATGAGTTCAAAACTCCTCTTTCATCAATAGAAGGTTATGCTACATTATTGCAATCACCAAATATTACAGAGGAAGAACGTATTGAATATAGTAAGATTATAATAGAAAGTTCTAAACAACTTTCATCGCTTACAGGAAATATCCTTACTCTATCCAAATTAGAAACTCAGGAAATATTACCAGAGTCAGTTCATTTTAATCTTGATGAACAAATAAGGCAAGCTTTGCTGATTTTAGAAAATAAGTGGTGCTCTAAAAATATAGATATTAATTTAGATTTTGACATGTGCAGCTACTATGGTAACGAAAAACTACTAATGCAAGTATGGCTAAATCTATTAGAAAATGCAATAAAATTCACTTCAAATGGAGGTACTATTACTGCTTCAGTAAAAGAACATAACGAATATATATGTATTACCATATCAGACACAGGCATAGGCATGTCTAAAGAAACTCAACAATATATTTTTGATAAGTTCTATCAAGGTGACAAAACCCATACTATAGATGGAAATGGTCTAGGATTAGCTCTTGTCAAAAGGATAATTGATTTATATAATGGTACAATTACTGTGAAAAGTGCTGTTAATAAAGGTAGTACTTTTATTGTTTCATTGCCAAAAAATTATAATTAA
- a CDS encoding response regulator transcription factor, which produces MVNILVVEDDKKICQLFCTVLSKNGFNPLKAFDGVEAFDVLENKHIDLVISDIMMPNMDGYEFTKSLREINSDIPILMITAKDDFPSKEKSFLIGIDDYMVKPIDVNEMILRVDALLRRSKIVHDRQQTIGETLLDYDSLSVTRNGEVIVLPQKEFYLLYKLISYPNKIFTRNQIMNEIWGIDSPSDSQTIDVHINRLRRHFGNNPDFEIVTVRGLGYKVIKNE; this is translated from the coding sequence ATGGTAAACATATTAGTTGTAGAAGATGATAAAAAAATATGTCAATTATTTTGTACTGTACTTTCTAAAAATGGTTTTAATCCATTAAAAGCCTTTGATGGTGTTGAAGCCTTTGATGTATTAGAAAATAAACATATTGACTTAGTTATTTCAGATATAATGATGCCTAATATGGATGGATATGAATTCACAAAATCCCTTCGTGAAATAAATTCTGATATTCCTATTTTAATGATTACAGCTAAAGATGATTTTCCATCAAAAGAGAAAAGTTTCTTAATTGGTATTGATGATTATATGGTTAAACCTATTGATGTAAATGAAATGATTTTAAGAGTTGATGCATTATTACGAAGATCTAAAATAGTTCACGATAGACAACAAACCATAGGTGAAACATTATTAGATTATGATTCTTTAAGTGTCACAAGAAATGGAGAGGTAATTGTTTTACCACAAAAGGAATTCTATTTATTATATAAATTAATATCATATCCCAATAAAATTTTCACTAGAAATCAAATTATGAATGAGATATGGGGAATAGATAGTCCTTCTGATTCTCAAACTATCGATGTGCATATAAATAGATTAAGAAGACATTTCGGTAATAATCCTGATTTTGAAATTGTTACCGTAAGAGGTCTTGGATATAAGGTAATAAAAAATGAATAA
- a CDS encoding adenine deaminase, which translates to MKQTVTNLKQLIRAGRGIIPAHTVILNGTLVNVMTSEVYKADVAIYEDTIVAVGDVTDYIGDETKTINAEGKFLVPGLIDGHIHSECSKLSITSYAKAVVPCGTTSMISGLDEYISVSGLEGLQEVFDEIKLSPLKVFWGAPYKTPYTFPQSTVAFNFTKEVHENVQKWTECFGVWETVREYVTEEDEDTLGAIAEAAKNRLPIFGCAPMARGKELNGYLCAGIRLDHESYDHEEVVEKMRKGMHMLIRESSVTHFLKENIRAVTEVNPALARRVSFCTDDVTAGDVLEKGHLDNLVRLAIKEGVEPMVAIQMATINSAEAYRIDHLVGSISPGRIADILLVDGIETFNVETVITNGKLVAKDGKLAYELKAPKRSAVLTSELKCAKTTKEDFEYRVEIENGKAKVLSMDVKGPFVRKRRDVVLEVKDGIVQPDTEQDVLMVSVLERFGRNGNKSLAFCSGWKLKKGAMASSAAPDDNNIIVMGASAEDMSIAVNHLIENGGGQVVVADGEVIEFLPLPVGGIASDLEPEEIARLDKMINKAANDLGCDLPEPLMYMFFLPITAIPDYAITDVGPVDCIALNTFNPILELIENK; encoded by the coding sequence ATGAAACAAACAGTGACTAATTTAAAACAACTTATTCGCGCAGGAAGGGGGATTATACCAGCTCATACTGTTATATTAAATGGTACTTTAGTAAATGTTATGACTAGTGAAGTTTACAAAGCTGATGTTGCAATTTATGAAGATACAATTGTAGCAGTAGGAGATGTAACAGATTATATAGGTGATGAAACAAAAACAATCAATGCAGAAGGAAAGTTTTTAGTTCCAGGACTTATTGATGGTCATATTCATAGCGAATGTAGTAAGCTTAGTATAACAAGTTATGCAAAAGCTGTAGTACCTTGTGGAACAACAAGTATGATATCTGGACTTGATGAATATATATCAGTTTCTGGTTTAGAAGGATTACAAGAAGTATTTGATGAAATTAAGTTAAGCCCACTTAAAGTATTTTGGGGTGCTCCTTATAAAACACCATATACTTTCCCACAATCTACAGTAGCATTTAACTTTACTAAAGAAGTTCATGAAAATGTTCAAAAGTGGACAGAATGCTTTGGAGTATGGGAAACAGTTCGTGAGTATGTAACTGAAGAAGATGAAGATACATTAGGTGCAATAGCAGAAGCTGCTAAAAATCGTCTTCCTATCTTTGGTTGTGCACCAATGGCAAGAGGTAAAGAGTTAAATGGATATCTTTGTGCTGGTATAAGACTAGATCATGAAAGTTATGATCATGAAGAAGTAGTTGAAAAGATGCGTAAAGGAATGCATATGTTAATTCGTGAATCATCTGTAACACACTTCTTAAAAGAAAATATAAGAGCAGTAACAGAAGTAAATCCAGCTCTTGCACGTCGTGTAAGTTTCTGTACTGATGATGTAACTGCAGGAGATGTTTTAGAAAAAGGTCATTTAGATAATTTAGTGCGTTTAGCTATTAAAGAAGGTGTAGAGCCAATGGTAGCAATTCAAATGGCTACTATAAATAGTGCAGAGGCTTATAGAATTGATCATTTAGTAGGATCAATCTCACCAGGAAGAATAGCAGATATTCTTTTAGTAGATGGGATAGAAACATTTAACGTAGAGACAGTTATTACAAATGGTAAATTAGTAGCTAAAGATGGTAAGTTAGCTTACGAACTTAAAGCTCCAAAAAGAAGTGCTGTTTTAACTAGTGAATTAAAGTGTGCAAAAACTACTAAAGAAGATTTTGAATATAGGGTAGAAATCGAAAATGGTAAAGCAAAAGTTCTTTCAATGGATGTAAAGGGACCTTTCGTTAGAAAGAGAAGAGATGTAGTGCTTGAGGTTAAAGACGGAATTGTTCAACCTGATACTGAGCAAGATGTATTAATGGTATCAGTTTTAGAACGTTTTGGACGTAATGGAAATAAATCCTTAGCTTTCTGTTCAGGATGGAAGCTTAAGAAAGGAGCAATGGCTTCATCTGCAGCACCAGATGATAACAACATAATAGTAATGGGAGCTAGTGCAGAAGATATGTCTATTGCAGTAAACCACTTAATTGAAAATGGCGGAGGCCAGGTAGTAGTTGCCGATGGTGAAGTTATTGAATTCTTACCACTACCAGTTGGAGGAATTGCTAGTGACTTAGAACCAGAAGAAATTGCTCGTTTAGATAAGATGATA
- a CDS encoding ABC transporter ATP-binding protein, protein MRKNNDNNHKGFAQGPEAMAAVGERPKEFRKTWGKLIGYSKQYWGVIILAFILAILGAVITVVSPDKLSEITDIITEGLITGIDMESITNIGGILAALYLLSFVFSYLQGFIMATVTQKITKSLRSDISNKINKLPLRYFDRTTIGDVLSRVSNDVDTISQSLNQSVGTLVSGIAVFLGSLIMMFITDVTLSITAIVSTIIGFVLMMIIIGKSQKYFIELQENLGAVNGHIEEVYSGQTIIKVYNAEEKVSREFSNINGKLRTSVWKSQFLSGIMMPLMMFIGNFSYVAVCIVGGVLAFDGKISFGVIVAFMVYVRLFTQPLSQFAQAATSLQSTAAASERVFDFLSEVEMDDESHKVKKLTTVKGNVEFNHVKFGYNKDRVIIKDFSVKVKAGQKVAIVGPTGAGKTTIVNLLMRFYDVNSGEIKIEGVPIQELTRENVHDLFCMVLQDTWLFEGTIKENIVYSKNNVSDATVVAACKAVGIDHFIRTLPQGYDTVLNDNTNLSAGQKQLITIARAMVEDAPLLILDEATSSVDTRTETLIQSAMDKLMVGRTSFVIAHRLSTIKNADIILVMKDGDIIESGNHDKLLKDGGFYADLYNSQFEKA, encoded by the coding sequence ATGAGGAAAAATAATGATAATAATCATAAAGGTTTTGCACAAGGACCAGAGGCTATGGCTGCCGTAGGAGAAAGACCTAAAGAATTTAGAAAGACTTGGGGGAAACTTATAGGATATAGTAAGCAGTATTGGGGTGTAATTATATTAGCTTTTATATTAGCTATTTTAGGTGCGGTAATTACTGTTGTCAGTCCAGATAAATTAAGTGAGATAACAGATATAATCACTGAAGGATTAATAACAGGAATTGATATGGAGAGCATAACTAATATAGGTGGTATATTAGCAGCGTTATATTTATTAAGTTTTGTATTTAGTTATTTACAAGGTTTTATAATGGCAACAGTGACACAAAAGATTACTAAAAGTCTTAGAAGTGATATCTCAAATAAAATTAATAAGTTACCTTTACGATATTTTGATAGAACTACAATAGGAGATGTGTTAAGCCGTGTTTCAAATGATGTAGATACGATAAGTCAATCTTTAAATCAAAGTGTAGGAACTCTAGTCAGTGGTATAGCAGTATTTTTAGGTTCATTAATAATGATGTTTATAACAGATGTAACTTTAAGTATAACAGCTATAGTTTCTACTATTATTGGATTTGTACTTATGATGATTATTATAGGGAAATCTCAAAAATATTTTATAGAGTTACAAGAAAATCTTGGTGCTGTCAATGGTCATATTGAAGAGGTTTATTCAGGGCAAACTATAATAAAAGTATATAATGCAGAAGAGAAAGTAAGCAGGGAATTTTCTAATATAAATGGTAAGTTAAGAACTAGTGTATGGAAATCTCAATTTTTATCAGGGATAATGATGCCTCTTATGATGTTCATAGGGAACTTTTCATATGTGGCAGTTTGTATAGTAGGCGGGGTATTAGCTTTTGATGGGAAAATATCTTTTGGAGTAATTGTAGCGTTTATGGTTTATGTTAGATTATTTACACAGCCACTATCTCAATTTGCTCAAGCAGCCACTAGTTTACAATCAACTGCAGCAGCTAGTGAGCGTGTATTTGACTTTTTATCAGAAGTAGAAATGGATGATGAAAGTCATAAAGTTAAAAAGCTAACTACCGTTAAGGGGAATGTAGAATTTAATCATGTGAAATTTGGATATAATAAAGATAGAGTTATAATTAAAGATTTTTCTGTAAAAGTAAAGGCTGGTCAGAAGGTAGCTATAGTAGGACCTACCGGGGCAGGGAAAACAACAATTGTAAATTTATTAATGAGGTTTTATGATGTAAATAGTGGAGAAATAAAAATAGAAGGGGTACCGATACAAGAATTAACCAGAGAAAATGTCCATGACTTATTCTGCATGGTGCTTCAAGATACATGGTTATTTGAAGGAACAATTAAAGAAAATATTGTTTATAGTAAAAATAATGTTTCAGATGCCACTGTAGTGGCTGCATGTAAAGCTGTTGGTATAGATCATTTTATACGTACATTACCACAGGGATATGATACTGTATTAAATGATAATACCAATCTTTCAGCGGGGCAAAAGCAATTAATTACTATTGCAAGGGCAATGGTAGAAGATGCTCCGTTATTAATATTAGATGAAGCAACAAGTTCAGTAGATACTCGTACTGAAACTTTAATACAAAGTGCTATGGATAAATTAATGGTGGGAAGAACATCATTTGTTATTGCTCATAGACTTTCTACAATTAAAAATGCTGACATCATTCTAGTAATGAAGGATGGAGATATAATAGAAAGTGGAAATCATGATAAGCTTCTTAAAGATGGTGGTTTCTATGCAGATTTATATAATAGTCAGTTTGAAAAGGCATAA